From Azospirillum brasilense:
GGGTGCCATTGAGGAACTGGGCGGTGACACTGTCCGGATTGGCCTGGACCTCCGCCGGGGTGCCTTGGGCGATCACGGTGCCGCCGTGCTGGCCGGCGCCAGGGCCCATGTCCACCAGATAGTCGGCGGTGCGGATGGCGTCCTCGTCATGCTCGACCACGATCACAGTGTTGCCGAGGTCGCGCAGCCGCTTCAGAGTCGCCAGAAGCCGGTCGTTGTCGCGCTGGTGCAGGCCGATCGACGGCTCGTCCAGCACGTAGAGAACGCCGGTAAGGCCGGACCCGATCTGCGAGGCGAGGCGGATGCGCTGGCTCTCGCCGCCGGACAGCGATCCGGAACCGCGGCTGAGCGTCAGGTATTCCAACCCCACGGCGTTGAGGAATCCCAGCCGCTCGTTGATCTCCTTGAGGATGCGGTAGGCGATCTCCTTGTCCTTCGGACGCAAATGGTCGTTCAGCGTGCTGAACCACGTCGCCGCGTCGGCGATCGACATCTCCGCCGCCTGGGAGATGTGCTGGCCGTGCACCTTGACGGCCAGCGCCTCCGGCTTCAGGCGGGCGCCCTTGCAGGTCTCGCAGGGCTGGGAGGACTGGTACTTGGACAGCTCCTCCCGCATGTAGGCGCTTTCCGTCTCGCGGTACCGGCGCTCCAGGTTGTTGACGATGCCCTCGAAGGCCTTGTTCGTCTGGTAGCTGCGCAGCCCGTCGTCGTAGGTCATCGTGATCGGCGCGCCGTCGGAGCCGTAGAGGATGGTCTGGCGGACCTTCTCCGGCAGCTTTTCCCACGGCGTGTCCAAGGCGACGCCGAAATGCTGGGCGATGCTCTCCAGCGTCTGCACGTAATACTGGGAGGAGGAGCCGGCCCAGGGGGCGATGGCGCCCTTTTTCAGCGACAGCCGCTCGTCCGGGACGACCAGCATGGGGTCGAAGTAGATCTTGCTGCCCAGCCCGTCGCAGGCCGGGCAGGCGCCGAACGGATTGTTGAAGGAGAACAGCCGCGGCTCGATCTCCGGGATGGTGAAGCCGGACACCGGGCAGGCGAATTTCTGCGAGAAGACGGTCTGCTCGTGCGACTCGGCGTTCTCGACGAAGATGATTCCGTCGGCGAGGCCGAGCGCCGTCTCCAGCGAATCGGCGAGCCGGTTGCCCAGCCCCTCGCGCACGACGATGCGGTCCACCACCACGTCGATGTCGTGCTTCAACTTCTTGTTGAGCGCCGGAACCTCGTCGATCTCATGCATCGTACCGTCGACGCGCACGCGCTGGAAGCCGCGCTTGCGAAGGTCCTGGATCTCCTTCTTGTACTCGCCCTTGCGCCCCCGGATCAGCGGCGCCAGCAGCAGCAGGCGCGTGCCCTCCGGCATCGCCAGGATGCGGTCGACCATCTGGCTGACCGTCTGGCTCTCGATGGGCAGGCCCGTGGCCGGGGAGTAGGGGATGCCGACCCGCGCCCACAGCAGGCGCATGTAGTCGTAGATCTCCGTCACCGTGCCGACGGTGGAGCGCGGATTCTTCGAGGTCGTCTTCTGCTCGATGGAGATGGCCGGCGATAGCCCCTCGATCGAATCGACGTCCGGCTTCTGCATCAGTTCCAGGAACTGGCGCGCGTAGGCCGACAGGCTCTCGACGTAGCGCCGCTGGCCTTCCGCGTAGATCGTGTCGAACGCCAGCGATGACTTGCCCGATCCCGACAAGCCGGTGATGACGATCAGCTCGTCCCGAGGCAGATCGACATCGACGTTCTTGAGGTTGTGCTCCCGCGCGCCGCGGACACTGATGTGCTTGTTCATGGAGTGTTCTTAGCCGAAACCGGAGGGGAAGGGAAGGCGCCAAAAAAGCTCCGAAAGCCCGGACAGATATGTGCCACGCGCAGGCGTATTGCCACCGGCGCGCGTCCCTTTCCGGCCGCGTGGGACGCAGGGGCGGGATGCGGGAACGCCGGGGCGCGCCGGGGAGACGATGATGGGGAGCCACCAAGGAAACGGTTGGCGACACGGACTCTCTCTGCTATGTTTGTTCATGGAGTGTTCTCTTTCGTGCGGGCCGGGCGGGTTGATCCGGACGGAAGGGGCAAGGCGCTCCGGCGGCGGCGGTTGACCCGTGCCTGTCCCCCGTGCTTTGTGAAGCGAGGCGGGGCGGGCATGGAACGGACCACGGATCAAACCGGCCCTGCGAACAGACACCCCCGGTATCCGGACGCCCTTCCGCCGGGCGCCCGAACGGGTCGGATGGGATACCGGGAACCCGCGCTAGGAGACACGTGCGATGAATGTATGGACGTTTACGGGGCGCCTCGGCGCGGATGGCGAGCTTCGCTCCACGCAGAGCGGTGAAAAGGTCCTGGGTTTCCGCGTCGCCAACGACGTCGGGTTCGGTGACCGCAAGACCACCCAGTGGGTGGACTGCTCCATCTGGGGTCGCCGTGCGGAGGCTCTGGCGCCGCACCTGACCAAGGGCAAGGCCGTGGTCATCTCCGGCGAGGTGACGATCCGCGAGTTTGAAAAGCGCGACGGCACCCGCGGTGCCGGCCTGTCGGTGCGTGTCAACGAGATCGACTTCACCGGCGGCCGTGAAGGCGAAGGCGGTGGTGGCGGCGGCGGTTACGGCGGTGGCGGCGGCTACGAATCGCGCGGCGGCGGTGGTGGCGGTGGCTACAGCGGCGGCGGCAGCAGCGGCAGCGGTGGTGGCGGCTACGGTGGTGGCGGTCGTAGCGGCGGCGGTGCTCCGCCCAAGCACGACGACCTGGACGACGAAATCCCATTCTAAAACTTACCAGGGGTGGTCGTGTAAGGTTTCCAGCCTGAAGCCTTTGTGCTTACTAGTTTCCCCGGTTGCATACCTTGCCGGCTGTGGTGTTTTTCTGTCTGTGAGGTTGTTACCGGGGAAGCCTGTAAAGAATTGCACGGTTTCAGGTCCGCATGATCGTGATGGAGGGGGGAGCGAATCTCCCTCTTGATCGCTTCCGTTGGCGTGCCTCCTATCTGGCCGAACGCTTGGCTGCTGACAATTCGGCGCACAGCCCATCGGGCCAGAAACACCCTGCAGGCAAACTGCCAGTCCCTGAAATTCCTGTATCAATGGGCTGCTGAGACCGGCATCGACATCGAAAGCCGAATGCTCTCCGGCCAATTCCTCAAGAGCCATGATGTCGCCAGCTTCGCCGGGGCAGCAGTGCGGCATCTGGACGAGGTGGACGGTGACGCCTGCACCAAGCTTACGAATGCTCGCGAGGTCGTGTCGCTCGAACAGGTCCGTATGGGGGCGACTGTGACCACCAAAACGGTCCGTAAGCATACCACGGCGAATCGAGTGCGGACCGTTGTCCGTTCCCCCCCCAATGGCTCGGACAGGAGGGCAGC
This genomic window contains:
- a CDS encoding single-stranded DNA-binding protein, producing MNVWTFTGRLGADGELRSTQSGEKVLGFRVANDVGFGDRKTTQWVDCSIWGRRAEALAPHLTKGKAVVISGEVTIREFEKRDGTRGAGLSVRVNEIDFTGGREGEGGGGGGGYGGGGGYESRGGGGGGGYSGGGSSGSGGGGYGGGGRSGGGAPPKHDDLDDEIPF
- the uvrA gene encoding excinuclease ABC subunit UvrA encodes the protein MNKHISVRGAREHNLKNVDVDLPRDELIVITGLSGSGKSSLAFDTIYAEGQRRYVESLSAYARQFLELMQKPDVDSIEGLSPAISIEQKTTSKNPRSTVGTVTEIYDYMRLLWARVGIPYSPATGLPIESQTVSQMVDRILAMPEGTRLLLLAPLIRGRKGEYKKEIQDLRKRGFQRVRVDGTMHEIDEVPALNKKLKHDIDVVVDRIVVREGLGNRLADSLETALGLADGIIFVENAESHEQTVFSQKFACPVSGFTIPEIEPRLFSFNNPFGACPACDGLGSKIYFDPMLVVPDERLSLKKGAIAPWAGSSSQYYVQTLESIAQHFGVALDTPWEKLPEKVRQTILYGSDGAPITMTYDDGLRSYQTNKAFEGIVNNLERRYRETESAYMREELSKYQSSQPCETCKGARLKPEALAVKVHGQHISQAAEMSIADAATWFSTLNDHLRPKDKEIAYRILKEINERLGFLNAVGLEYLTLSRGSGSLSGGESQRIRLASQIGSGLTGVLYVLDEPSIGLHQRDNDRLLATLKRLRDLGNTVIVVEHDEDAIRTADYLVDMGPGAGQHGGTVIAQGTPAEVQANPDSVTAQFLNGTRFVPVPDQRRPGHEGQFLEVKGARANNLQNVSARIPMGTFTCVTGVSGGGKSTLIIETLYKAVARKLMGAREHPAEHDELLGLENLDKVIDIDQSPIGRTPRSNPATYTGAFTPIRDWFAGLPEAKARGYGPGRFSFNVKGGRCEACQGDGVIKIEMHFLPDVYVTCDVCHGKRYNRETLEVTYRDKTIADVLDMTVEEGKEFFKAVPGIRDKMETLERVGLGYIHIGQPATTLSGGEAQRVKLSKELSRRATGRTLYILDEPTTGLHFADVEKLMEVLHALVDQGNTVLVIEHNLEVIKTADWIIDLGPEGGTGGGEIVAEGTPEDVAKVKRSYTGQYLAPYLKAKPKSRKRA